One stretch of Patescibacteria group bacterium DNA includes these proteins:
- a CDS encoding stage II sporulation protein M: MNIKKIQNYYRGLLKHKKLRKYFKFSSILFIIFFILGFLFASKNKEASQVFFEALSDKYLFAVDYNFLQLFLFIFKNNLLIAFIAYSSGFIFGLPTLFILVINSFVIGLVVKIATYDLGIFSIIFSMLPHGIFEIPAILLALSLGFILGDSLFGFLFKKKSFKKEFIFSLKLFFYLVVPLLFIAALVESGLIVLFA, encoded by the coding sequence ATGAATATTAAAAAAATTCAAAATTATTATAGAGGATTACTTAAACATAAAAAACTTAGGAAGTATTTTAAATTTTCAAGTATATTATTTATAATATTTTTTATTTTAGGTTTTTTGTTTGCTTCAAAAAATAAAGAAGCATCTCAAGTTTTTTTTGAGGCTTTATCAGATAAATACTTGTTTGCAGTTGATTACAATTTTTTACAACTCTTTTTGTTTATATTTAAAAATAATTTACTTATCGCCTTTATAGCCTATAGTAGTGGCTTTATTTTTGGTTTACCAACGCTATTTATATTAGTTATAAATTCTTTTGTAATTGGCCTTGTAGTAAAAATAGCAACATATGATTTAGGTATTTTCTCAATTATTTTTTCTATGCTTCCCCATGGCATTTTTGAAATACCTGCTATTTTGCTAGCGCTCTCTCTTGGTTTTATTTTGGGAGATTCTTTGTTTGGTTTTTTATTCAAAAAAAAATCCTTTAAAAAAGAATTTATTTTTAGTTTAAAATTATTTTTTTACCTTGTTGTTCCATTATTGTTTATTGCAGCACTTGTTGAGTCTGGGCTCATAGTTTTATTCGCCTAA
- a CDS encoding metal ABC transporter permease, which yields MTSQLLYSLIAGIFIGGVAGYLGSLMLQKRMALAAGPLGHLAFPGVALALIYGFDISLGAFPFIILGIIFIWILENRTKIPTDALTAVVFASGIAVSFLFLPIQEAEEALVGNISYIGLLEVVITILLSLFVFAMVKLSIRQLTIISISEDLAKVEGINIKKYNFIFLLSIAIIVALGVKLVGALLTAALVSIPAATAKNISWSMKSYSYLSLLFGILAAISGIILHEITNLPAGILIILTSAVIFIISIFFSKK from the coding sequence ATGACTAGCCAATTATTGTATAGTTTAATCGCAGGGATTTTTATTGGTGGGGTAGCTGGCTATCTTGGCTCTTTAATGCTTCAGAAAAGAATGGCCTTAGCTGCTGGTCCTCTGGGACACCTTGCTTTTCCGGGAGTTGCTCTTGCTTTGATTTATGGATTTGATATTTCCCTAGGAGCTTTTCCATTTATAATACTAGGTATAATATTCATTTGGATTTTAGAAAATAGAACAAAGATTCCTACAGATGCTCTAACGGCAGTAGTTTTTGCTTCTGGAATTGCTGTTTCATTTTTGTTTTTGCCCATTCAGGAGGCCGAAGAGGCTTTGGTTGGTAATATTTCATATATTGGCTTGCTTGAAGTAGTAATTACAATTTTATTGTCTCTTTTTGTATTTGCTATGGTTAAATTATCTATTAGGCAATTAACGATTATAAGTATTTCGGAGGACTTGGCTAAAGTTGAGGGTATAAATATAAAAAAGTATAATTTTATATTTCTTTTAAGCATTGCCATTATTGTTGCTCTTGGCGTTAAATTGGTCGGCGCTCTTTTAACTGCAGCCTTGGTCTCTATCCCGGCAGCAACAGCAAAAAATATTTCTTGGTCCATGAAATCCTATTCCTACCTTTCACTTTTGTTCGGGATTTTGGCAGCTATTTCTGGGATAATTCTTCATGAAATAACAAATCTGCCAGCCGGTATTTTGATTATTTTAACAAGTGCAGTTATTTTTATTATTTCAATATTTTTCTCGAAAAAATAA
- a CDS encoding GIY-YIG nuclease family protein, whose protein sequence is MWYVYILKCSDKTLYAGVTNDLNRRLNEHNNSILGSKYTRARRPVTIVYQKKYKTRSLAQIEEYRIKQLPKKDKIKIINKY, encoded by the coding sequence ATGTGGTATGTCTATATCTTAAAATGCTCCGATAAAACCCTTTATGCTGGGGTGACCAATGACCTAAATAGGAGACTTAATGAACACAATAACTCAATACTGGGTTCAAAATACACAAGAGCACGAAGACCTGTTACTATAGTCTATCAAAAAAAATATAAGACTAGATCGCTTGCCCAAATTGAAGAATACAGGATTAAGCAATTGCCCAAGAAAGATAAAATCAAAATTATTAATAAATATTAA
- a CDS encoding ABC-2 family transporter protein, with protein MQGINISKEKRSPMETIGFFLERIGSGFEVVFILLIWFFIFSNTKVLGDFDVEDMVAYLLIGNLIGLFTSYLLRKTVRFNIGQGDLKMFYYKPFAYIIRVFSRTLKKIILPFFLSISLNLLLLYFFVNSLYLNSELKYLVLIIFMMILAFFTELLLAFIFDIYVFWSIESKGVSKMISRLKKILAGAYFPLSFLGTSFLTISLLMPFAYSFYVPTQLYLKNISFEQGLIGLSVQLLWIAILYFVIKISWQRKVQKSKDMLKRKSILE; from the coding sequence ATGCAGGGTATTAATATTTCAAAAGAAAAAAGATCACCCATGGAAACCATTGGTTTCTTTTTAGAAAGAATCGGTAGTGGATTCGAAGTTGTTTTTATATTGTTAATTTGGTTTTTTATTTTTTCAAATACTAAGGTCCTCGGAGATTTTGATGTTGAGGATATGGTTGCCTATCTTTTGATTGGAAATCTAATTGGGCTCTTTACTTCATATTTATTGCGGAAAACGGTAAGATTTAATATTGGTCAAGGTGATTTAAAAATGTTTTACTATAAACCTTTCGCCTATATAATCCGAGTATTTTCAAGAACCTTGAAAAAGATTATTTTACCCTTTTTTCTATCAATAAGTTTAAATTTATTGTTACTTTATTTTTTTGTAAACAGTCTCTATTTAAATAGCGAATTAAAATACCTAGTCTTGATTATCTTTATGATGATTCTGGCTTTTTTTACAGAGCTCCTTTTGGCATTCATCTTTGATATTTATGTTTTTTGGTCCATTGAGTCAAAAGGTGTTTCAAAAATGATTAGCAGATTAAAAAAAATACTCGCTGGGGCTTATTTCCCATTGAGTTTTTTGGGTACTAGTTTTTTGACAATAAGCCTTCTAATGCCTTTTGCTTATTCATTTTATGTTCCGACACAGCTATATTTAAAAAACATCTCCTTTGAACAAGGATTAATTGGGTTGTCTGTTCAGTTGCTTTGGATTGCCATTCTATATTTTGTAATAAAAATATCTTGGCAAAGAAAAGTGCAAAAGAGCAAGGATATGTTAAAAAGAAAGTCAATATTAGAGTAG
- a CDS encoding phosphatidylserine/phosphatidylglycerophosphate/cardiolipin synthase family protein, with protein sequence MDNFKFIYKNRELYKEMLHDIRGAHKYVYLETYIFDDDKIGKKFREELERKALEGLDIKILLDDYGTALNKKYFKTLINNGADVRFFRKLKFSLRFIHRNNHRNHRKILVIDDKISYLGSSNISHRTINWWELNIRMKGRISPLFKKIFLLNFKIYNKLIFRKKIHTKIIKFEDIEIIRDVPSIRIRNFRRKKIELIQNARKSLIIETPYFIPEPLFIRKLRKAIKRGVNVTLLVPKKSDVKIVDIISKKYLGIIYKIGVNIKLYKPNVLHSKAILVDDESFLFGSTNIDPRSSILQFEINLAGKNKEMAHQLRDHFNHTIYYAENFNFNEWSKRPKIHKFFEYISNKIIKLL encoded by the coding sequence ATGGACAATTTTAAGTTTATTTACAAAAATCGAGAGCTCTACAAGGAAATGCTTCATGATATCAGAGGGGCTCACAAATATGTTTATCTAGAAACGTACATATTTGATGACGACAAAATTGGTAAAAAGTTCAGAGAAGAGCTTGAAAGAAAAGCCCTCGAAGGTCTTGATATTAAAATTCTATTAGACGATTACGGGACAGCTCTCAATAAAAAGTATTTTAAAACTTTAATAAACAATGGCGCGGATGTTAGATTTTTTAGAAAACTAAAATTTTCACTTCGTTTTATACACAGAAACAACCATAGAAATCACAGAAAGATATTGGTCATTGATGACAAAATATCATATTTAGGTTCTTCAAACATAAGCCATAGAACAATAAATTGGTGGGAGTTAAACATCAGAATGAAAGGGAGAATTAGTCCATTGTTTAAAAAAATATTTTTACTTAACTTCAAAATATATAATAAATTAATCTTTAGAAAAAAAATACATACTAAAATTATTAAGTTTGAAGATATTGAAATAATCAGAGATGTACCATCAATTAGAATTAGAAATTTCAGGAGAAAAAAAATAGAATTAATACAAAATGCCCGGAAAAGTTTAATCATTGAAACCCCCTATTTTATCCCGGAGCCTCTATTTATTAGGAAATTGCGAAAAGCGATAAAAAGAGGGGTTAACGTAACACTGCTAGTGCCAAAGAAATCGGACGTCAAAATAGTTGATATCATTAGCAAAAAATATCTTGGGATCATTTATAAGATAGGAGTTAATATAAAGCTCTACAAGCCAAATGTCCTTCACTCGAAAGCTATTTTGGTTGATGATGAATCGTTCTTATTCGGTTCTACGAATATTGATCCTAGAAGTTCAATTTTACAATTTGAAATAAATTTAGCTGGTAAAAACAAGGAAATGGCTCATCAATTAAGAGACCATTTTAATCATACGATTTATTATGCTGAAAATTTCAATTTTAATGAATGGTCAAAAAGACCAAAAATACATAAGTTTTTTGAATATATTTCAAACAAAATTATTAAACTACTCTAA
- the recQ gene encoding DNA helicase RecQ, whose product MKKILKKYFGYDEFRPLQEDIISQVMSGGDALVLMPTGGGKSLCYQLPAIKMDGVTLVISPLIALMKDQVDGLKACAVRAEFINSSLSDKEILAITEKVDSGDVKLLYIAPERFALKGFQDFLKKIKVTLIAVDEAHCISEWGHDFRPDYRNLSNLKKIFPQVPLIALTATATKKVKEDILSQLKIKKANVFVSSFDRENLKISVVDKKQSFPRLLSILDNYKKESVIIYCFSRNETEELADNLNLNGFNARPYHAGLMAGKRKDIQELFISDKINIIVATVAFGMGIDKPDVRLVVHYTFPKTLESYYQEIGRAGRDGLPSECVMFYTYADTRRHEFFINRIVGTRLRNQAEEKLAEVLNFADLMTCRKKYLLNYFGEKTKKDNCSSCDICLTEKEEIDATVIAKKIISAVIRTDNRYGKNYVIDVLLGKKNQKILRNRHNELSVFGIVDDFSENSLAQITNQLVGLNFLMKNTGTYPTLSITKKGAEFLQSKKPLLVQKPKMENFVKKKTNKKELDYNQSLFEELRVLRRELAEKANVPPFVVFGDNSLREMSYYFPRTKDDFSQMSGVGAKKLEQYSTLFIDKINIFTTKNKIKSVQKSGEIKKERIIKTTAPKAKFYTKTRELLIKKISLKRIAKSQDVKIDTIINHIEKMIDTGVSLDLDYLKLPQDRYKNIKKAFMKCGDEKLKPVYEYLGGSYDYDDIKLVRVLIRT is encoded by the coding sequence ATGAAAAAAATACTAAAAAAATATTTCGGGTATGATGAGTTTCGACCCCTTCAAGAAGATATAATCTCGCAAGTTATGAGTGGGGGAGACGCTCTTGTCCTCATGCCAACTGGTGGGGGTAAATCTTTGTGTTATCAGCTCCCGGCCATTAAAATGGATGGAGTCACCCTAGTTATCTCTCCCTTGATCGCTTTAATGAAGGACCAGGTTGATGGTTTAAAGGCCTGCGCAGTTAGAGCTGAGTTTATCAATTCTAGCCTATCTGATAAGGAGATTTTAGCAATAACAGAAAAAGTTGATAGTGGTGATGTTAAACTGCTTTATATTGCTCCAGAAAGATTTGCCTTGAAGGGCTTCCAAGATTTTTTGAAAAAAATAAAAGTAACTCTAATTGCTGTTGATGAGGCTCATTGTATTTCAGAATGGGGACATGACTTCCGACCTGACTATAGAAATTTGAGTAACTTAAAAAAAATATTTCCACAAGTTCCTCTAATAGCCTTGACAGCAACAGCTACTAAAAAAGTTAAAGAAGATATCTTGTCTCAGCTAAAAATAAAAAAAGCTAATGTTTTTGTATCTAGTTTTGATCGAGAAAATTTAAAAATATCTGTAGTTGATAAAAAACAATCATTCCCTAGATTATTGTCTATTCTTGATAATTATAAAAAAGAATCAGTTATTATTTATTGTTTTTCGAGAAATGAAACAGAGGAATTGGCGGACAACCTTAACTTGAATGGTTTTAACGCTCGTCCTTATCACGCTGGCTTGATGGCCGGAAAAAGAAAAGACATTCAAGAATTGTTTATAAGTGACAAAATTAATATTATTGTGGCAACAGTAGCCTTTGGAATGGGAATTGATAAACCAGATGTACGGCTTGTTGTTCATTATACTTTTCCCAAAACTCTCGAGAGCTATTATCAGGAAATAGGTAGAGCTGGTCGAGATGGTCTTCCTAGTGAATGTGTAATGTTCTATACATACGCCGACACTAGGCGTCACGAGTTCTTTATTAACAGGATAGTTGGGACTAGATTAAGGAATCAGGCGGAAGAAAAGTTAGCTGAGGTTTTAAATTTTGCTGATTTGATGACATGCCGAAAAAAATATTTATTGAATTATTTTGGAGAAAAAACTAAAAAAGATAATTGTAGTTCATGTGATATTTGTCTCACTGAAAAAGAGGAAATAGACGCTACTGTGATTGCAAAAAAGATCATATCTGCTGTTATAAGAACAGATAATCGTTATGGGAAAAACTATGTGATTGATGTTCTTTTGGGGAAGAAGAATCAAAAGATTTTAAGAAATAGGCATAATGAACTCTCTGTTTTTGGGATTGTGGATGATTTTTCAGAAAATTCCTTAGCTCAAATTACTAATCAATTAGTTGGTCTAAATTTTCTGATGAAAAATACCGGTACATACCCAACTTTAAGTATTACAAAGAAGGGCGCTGAATTTTTGCAATCAAAAAAACCCTTGTTGGTCCAGAAGCCAAAAATGGAAAATTTTGTTAAGAAAAAGACAAACAAGAAGGAACTAGATTATAATCAAAGTTTATTTGAAGAGTTAAGAGTCCTTAGGCGCGAGTTGGCAGAAAAGGCTAATGTGCCACCATTTGTGGTTTTCGGTGATAATTCTTTGCGAGAAATGTCTTACTATTTTCCAAGAACAAAAGATGATTTTTCTCAGATGTCAGGTGTGGGAGCAAAAAAGCTAGAGCAATATAGTACACTTTTTATTGATAAAATAAATATATTTACAACAAAAAACAAGATAAAATCAGTTCAGAAAAGTGGAGAGATTAAGAAAGAAAGAATTATTAAGACGACAGCTCCCAAGGCTAAATTTTATACAAAAACTAGGGAGTTATTAATAAAGAAAATTTCCCTGAAAAGGATTGCCAAAAGTCAGGATGTTAAAATTGATACTATTATAAATCATATTGAAAAAATGATTGACACTGGCGTTAGTCTTGACTTGGACTATTTAAAATTACCACAAGATAGATATAAGAATATTAAAAAAGCTTTTATGAAGTGTGGCGATGAGAAACTAAAGCCCGTTTATGAGTATTTAGGTGGCTCATACGATTATGACGACATTAAACTAGTTAGAGTTCTTATAAGAACTTAA
- a CDS encoding CoA-binding protein — protein MIDKNFTYAIVGASNNKDKYGYKVLHDLIDAGYNTIPINPKETKILNLETYPSISDYEGVIDVVVFVVPPVVTEKVLEEALLLGISKVWMQPGSESEKAINFCNKHKISYIYNACIMLNKK, from the coding sequence ATGATTGATAAAAATTTTACATATGCCATTGTCGGCGCATCTAATAATAAAGATAAATATGGATACAAAGTTTTGCATGATTTAATTGATGCCGGATATAATACAATTCCTATAAATCCGAAAGAAACCAAGATACTTAATTTAGAAACATATCCAAGCATCTCTGATTATGAAGGAGTAATTGATGTTGTAGTATTCGTCGTTCCCCCAGTAGTTACCGAAAAGGTCCTAGAAGAAGCCCTTCTTTTGGGAATATCAAAAGTATGGATGCAACCAGGAAGTGAAAGTGAAAAGGCAATTAATTTTTGTAATAAACATAAAATCAGCTACATTTATAACGCCTGTATTATGCTAAATAAAAAATAA
- a CDS encoding NAD(P)/FAD-dependent oxidoreductase yields MKYDVVVIGGGPAGMMAAGRAGELGARVLLLEKNRRLGNKLLVTGKGRCNITNNLLDVRTMTDKFGKNGKFLFSALNSFGVSETIDFFENRGLEIKIERGERVFPLSDQSSDVLDTLITYLDKSSVEVRTNIEVKNFVKKEEMIEKIILLNGDEIEAEKYVIATGGLSYPGTGSTGDAYIWAEELGHQIVKPIPSLTPIVIKEKFVKELEGLSLKNVEISLYKNSKKIDSRFGEAIFTSNGMSGPIVLDISKKVTEIETDNPNLLIDFKPALDFVELDLRIQNDFREANNKIFSNSLDQLLPQKLIPVMIKLSGIDPDKKVNLVTKEERKKILHLLKEFSLEVVGVVGFSKSIVTSGGVALNGIDPKTMKSKIINNLYFAGELLDLDGPTGGFNLQVCWSTGYSAGNNLFKK; encoded by the coding sequence ATGAAATACGATGTAGTTGTTATTGGGGGAGGTCCAGCTGGCATGATGGCCGCTGGAAGAGCAGGCGAGTTGGGAGCTCGTGTACTTTTGCTTGAGAAAAATCGTCGTCTGGGAAATAAATTATTAGTGACTGGGAAAGGGCGTTGTAATATAACAAATAATTTACTTGACGTGAGGACGATGACAGATAAATTTGGGAAAAATGGTAAATTTTTATTTTCAGCTCTAAATTCATTTGGAGTTAGCGAAACAATCGATTTTTTTGAGAACAGAGGACTTGAAATAAAAATTGAAAGAGGAGAGAGGGTTTTTCCACTAAGTGATCAATCAAGTGATGTCCTAGATACCCTTATTACTTATCTCGATAAATCTTCGGTGGAGGTGAGAACAAATATTGAAGTGAAAAATTTTGTAAAAAAAGAAGAAATGATTGAAAAGATTATTTTACTGAATGGGGACGAAATTGAGGCTGAAAAATATGTTATAGCCACAGGAGGTCTTTCCTACCCAGGCACGGGTTCGACTGGAGATGCCTATATTTGGGCAGAAGAACTCGGACATCAAATAGTTAAGCCTATTCCTTCATTAACTCCTATAGTAATAAAAGAAAAATTTGTTAAAGAATTAGAAGGGCTTAGTTTAAAAAATGTTGAAATTTCTTTATACAAAAATAGTAAAAAAATTGATTCAAGATTTGGTGAAGCTATCTTTACTTCCAATGGAATGAGTGGACCGATTGTTTTGGATATAAGTAAAAAAGTAACTGAAATAGAAACTGATAATCCAAATTTACTAATTGATTTTAAGCCAGCGCTTGACTTTGTCGAACTTGATTTGAGGATTCAGAATGATTTTAGGGAAGCGAATAATAAAATATTTAGTAATAGTCTCGATCAACTTTTGCCACAAAAATTAATCCCAGTTATGATTAAACTAAGTGGAATTGACCCAGATAAGAAAGTAAATCTGGTCACCAAAGAGGAAAGAAAAAAAATATTGCATCTATTGAAAGAATTTAGTCTTGAGGTGGTTGGTGTAGTTGGTTTTTCCAAATCCATAGTTACATCTGGAGGTGTTGCCTTGAATGGAATTGACCCAAAAACCATGAAATCAAAAATAATTAATAATTTATATTTTGCAGGGGAGCTCTTGGATCTTGATGGTCCAACAGGTGGTTTTAATCTTCAAGTTTGTTGGAGTACGGGTTATTCTGCTGGCAACAATTTATTTAAAAAGTAA
- a CDS encoding class I SAM-dependent methyltransferase, with protein MWQEFSQDLFRRLEFFLYEWKINSHFDIACGTGDFVYLMKKIGINSSGSDISKKMVQGARNNYPGIKFGIADMRNFKLKDKVDLITCNFDSINHLLKFSEWEETFLHVFNNLDINGKFLFDFNTIHLITSHKERSEVVIDNSKMDINIYPEKKNILVFDIVSTQTKGSQKKIISEKVRETSFEYSEIKRTLLGLGFSKVDIFNSKLGFSSSKKRKYILATK; from the coding sequence ATGTGGCAAGAATTTTCTCAAGATCTATTTAGAAGACTTGAGTTTTTTCTTTATGAATGGAAAATAAATAGCCATTTTGATATTGCTTGTGGGACTGGAGATTTTGTTTATTTGATGAAAAAGATAGGAATTAACTCTTCTGGATCCGATATCTCGAAAAAAATGGTTCAAGGCGCTAGAAACAACTATCCTGGTATAAAATTTGGGATAGCAGACATGAGAAATTTTAAGTTGAAAGATAAAGTTGATTTAATAACTTGCAATTTTGATTCTATAAATCACCTTTTAAAATTTTCTGAATGGGAGGAAACATTTTTGCATGTTTTCAATAATTTAGATATTAATGGAAAATTTCTATTTGATTTCAATACTATACACCTTATTACTTCTCATAAAGAGAGAAGCGAGGTAGTGATAGATAATTCTAAAATGGATATAAATATATACCCAGAGAAGAAGAATATTTTAGTTTTTGATATAGTTTCTACTCAGACAAAGGGTTCTCAGAAAAAAATTATTTCCGAAAAGGTTAGAGAAACATCTTTTGAATATTCCGAAATTAAAAGGACTCTATTGGGTCTTGGTTTTAGTAAAGTTGATATTTTTAACAGCAAACTTGGATTTAGTAGTTCAAAAAAAAGAAAGTATATTTTAGCCACTAAATAA